The following are encoded together in the Glycine soja cultivar W05 chromosome 5, ASM419377v2, whole genome shotgun sequence genome:
- the LOC114412465 gene encoding uncharacterized protein LOC114412465 yields MPAVRYFSPEETIEQKLQIERRLGSVKTCKYFNLLERFLSFKISKREFDRICIATIGRENVPLHNHFLKSILRKACLSKTAGPRESKLESSWNVKTPNGCSNLQMLCKDFPQSPRKGRTPNLRDRKSRDRPCPFGPHGKNNSIGFEDSIPKIHEQQSIVNLQSAGSRLALSVEDGEEIDQDYEILNLFKKSPIQAPLAIPTYNRRPPQKHLSQGLSSGTVSDTCQSIAQLPDTCSLMKRLEQKLEIEGLKISTDAASLLNNALDVYLKRLIKPCLDLAASKLVNKFSGPIQPGLNELPMRRCVQKSIGSPSVSISDFRTAVELNPTILGEDWSLNLEKVCLHALED; encoded by the coding sequence ATGCCAGCAGTGCGGTATTTTTCTCCTGAAGAAACCATAGAGCAAAAGTTACAAATTGAAAGGAGGCTTGGTAGTGTGAAAACGTGCAAGTACTTTAATCTTCTGGAGAGATTTCTGAGTTTCAAAATAAGCAAACGTGAGTTTGATAGGATCTGCATAGCAACTATTGGGAGAGAAAATGTCCCTCTTCATAATCATTTTCTCAAGTCAATCTTGAGAAAAGCATGTCTCTCCAAGACAGCCGGACCAAGAGAAAGCAAATTAGAAAGTTCTTGGAATGTGAAAACGCCAAATGGATGTAGCAACCTTCAGATGCTGTGCAAGGATTTTCCTCAATCTCCTCGAAAAGGCAGGACTCCAAATTTACGTGATCGGAAATCCAGGGACCGTCCCTGCCCTTTTGGTCCTCATGGGAAGAACAACAGCATTGGATTTGAGGATTCAATCCCAAAAATTCATGAGCAGCAAAGTATTGTCAATCTGCAATCTGCAGGTAGTAGACTTGCTCTCTCTGTGGAAGATGGGGAGGAGATTGATCAGGATTATGAAATCCTGAACCTTTTCAAAAAGAGTCCCATTCAAGCACCTCTTGCTATTCCCACTTACAATAGAAGACCACCGCAAAAACATTTATCCCAAGGATTATCATCTGGTACTGTAAGTGATACCTGTCAAAGCATTGCTCAGCTACCTGATACATGTTCTTTGATGAAAAGGTTGGAGCAGAAATTGGAAATAGAAGGACTTAAGATCTCAACGGATGCTGCCAGCTTGTTAAACAATGCACTTGATGTTtacctcaaaagattgataaagCCCTGTTTGGATTTAGCTGCTTCAAAGTTGGTAAATAAGTTCAGTGGTCCAATACAACCTGGTCTGAATGAACTACCAATGAGACGATGTGTGCAAAAGTCAATTGGATCTCCTTCTGTATCTATATCTGACTTTAGAACAGCAGTAGAGTTGAATCCTACTATATTAGGGGAAGATTGGTCACTAAATTTGGAGAAGGTTTGTCTACATGCATTAGAAGACTGA